In Leptospira montravelensis, the DNA window AGATGGTTTTTTCGGATCTGGTGCTAAAACTCGTCCATGCCAAAGCATATTATCAAATAAAAAATAAGACCCTGGTTTTGCATCTCTCCAAAGGATTCCAAAAATTTCAGGATAGGTAATTTTATCACAATCCACAAAAAATAAATCAGAACTCACCCATTCGTCAGATTCCTTCGCCAAATAATCCAGTACGGAGTCAGTCACCCGTTTAACATGAATTTGCTCAAGAATTCCCATTTTTCTAGCATACCCATCCATTAGATCTGCTTGTTCTTTAAACCTGTCTACAGTCACAAACCTAGTTTCGAGGGAACCCACTGCCATCCAAAGAGTGGAATATCCAAGACCTGTTCCCAATTCTAAGATTTGTTTGGGACGAATGAGGGAAACCAAATGAGATAAAACGGCTCCAGTGGCTGCCGACACAATGGGGATGTTTTTTTCTTTGGCATAGGTTTCCATTTCTGCAAACACAGGGTTTGGTTTGTAAACCAAACTAGAATCAATATATGATTCGAGTTCTGGAATATAAATGCTTGGTCTTGGTTTCATGATTTAGGAGGTAAAAAAAGAGAAACTCTATCTTTTAAAATGGGAGGAACTTTCTTACGAAGAAGGTCGTTTAACTCGCGGTAACTATAACGTTTAGAAGGATGGATAAGGACTATGGCTTCGTTTTCAAATGCAGATGCATGGGCAACGATTTCATCAAAATGAGTATGCCCCCATTCCCGTGCGCGGTTTACATCTCTTTTATCACAATAGTAAGTGCATTCCATAAATAGGATTTTACTTTTACGAACATCTTCATTTTCTAATACGTATTCTATTTTAGTA includes these proteins:
- a CDS encoding O-methyltransferase — protein: MKPRPSIYIPELESYIDSSLVYKPNPVFAEMETYAKEKNIPIVSAATGAVLSHLVSLIRPKQILELGTGLGYSTLWMAVGSLETRFVTVDRFKEQADLMDGYARKMGILEQIHVKRVTDSVLDYLAKESDEWVSSDLFFVDCDKITYPEIFGILWRDAKPGSYFLFDNMLWHGRVLAPDPKKPSDLAVMALWHEVKSQVSGYTLYPVGDGLLFFQKDKK